One segment of Thamnophis elegans isolate rThaEle1 chromosome 16, rThaEle1.pri, whole genome shotgun sequence DNA contains the following:
- the LOC116519593 gene encoding putative UDP-GlcNAc:betaGal beta-1,3-N-acetylglucosaminyltransferase LOC100288842, producing MLKETSTNFCSSPFQQLIFCRLRTHQWCFMLFNVALFHILLFGADLAEEYFLQAIPTTYMDAKVLRAREKARILEMSSMKTNISQAYVLSNPEACSNREVFLLVLIFSSPQNLDRRSAIRKTWANVTHVQGYTTLVLFVLGKPSSATTQVEVIKESDQQQDLIQGIFLDTPENQTLKVKRAIEWTVTFCPKARFVLKVDEEMFANLQSLVEYLLNLRPHPEDIYLGRVIHPNVPNKEFHNGSFTSVRKHPGGYYPDYCSATALVISQDVARKIYVTSREVPPSLPPGLFMGICARAAGVVPIHSSRFSGGRRIWYNRCCYKYIFTSTVSETRQLLREWKEMKDDEDCTLLETYYGLVSCKIMTYLDGLKESKVKAVQNEHFSN from the coding sequence AGCACTAATTTTTGTTCCTCTCCATTTCAACAGCTGATCTTCTGTAGGCTCCGAACTCACCAGTGGTGCTTTATGCTCTTCAACGTGGCTCTTTTCCACATTTTGCTCTTCGGAGCTGATCTTGCGGAGGAATATTTCTTACAAGCCATCCCCACCACTTACATGGACGCGAAAGTCCTCAGAGCTCGAGAAAAAGCCCGGATACTTGAAATGTCCTCCATGAAAACCAACATCTCCCAGGCTTATGTCCTTAGTAACCCAGAAGCCTGCTCCAACCGAGAGGTCTTCCTGTTGGTTCTCATCTTCAGTAGCCCCCAAAACCTGGACAGGCGCAGCGCAATCCGGAAAACGTGGGCCAACGTGACCCACGTCCAAGGTTACACCACTCTGGTCTTGTTTGTGTTGGGCAAGCCATCTTCAGCTACCACCCAAGTGGAGGTCATCAAGGAATCAGACCAACAACAGGATCTGATCCAAGGAATCTTTCTTGATACCCCTGAGAATCAGACACTGAAGGTCAAGAGGGCCATAGAGTGGACCGTAACTTTTTGTCCCAAGGCCAGGTTCGTTCTCAAAGTAGACGAGGAGATGTTTGCCAACCTCCAATCCTTGGTTGAATATCTGCTCAACTTAAGACCTCATCCTGAAGACATCTATCTCGGAAGGGTGATTCATCCAAACGtccccaataaagaattccacaaTGGCAGTTTTACCTCTGTTAGAAAACATCCCGGAGGGTATTATCCCGACTACTGCAGCGCCACAGCCTTGGTCATCTCACAAGACGTTGCTCGGAAGATCTATGTAACTTCTAGAGAAGTTCCTCCTTCCCTACCGCCTGGCCTTTTTATGGGCATCTGTGCAAGGGCAGCTGGCGTGGTGCCTATCCACAGCTCCCGGTTTTCTGGGGGGAGACGTATCTGGTACAATCGTTGCTGCTATAAGTATATTTTCACTTCGACTGTGTCGGAGACACGCCAGCTTCTCCGAGAATGGAAGGAGATGAAAGACGATGAAGATTGCACCTTACTGGAAACCTATTACGGGCTGGTGTCCTGCAAAATCATGACGTATCTGGACGGGTTGAAAGAGTCCAAAGTCAAAGCCGTTCAGAACGAGCATTTTTCCAATTAG